From Penaeus vannamei isolate JL-2024 chromosome 37, ASM4276789v1, whole genome shotgun sequence, one genomic window encodes:
- the LOC113826088 gene encoding arrestin domain-containing protein 4 isoform X2 has protein sequence MGFDVFTVVIEPLRPEYCSGQIVEGYITFAADEPVPLKYVKLTAGGIGQVSWYDNDQTYFASEEYFRETHTIWSRAHQTEKFPAGEHKYPFAFQIPEDIPSSFQSEIGKVEYLVEAVAKSPLLKAVSTTAGFLVNQPYDLNSHSDARTAIIREREKAIRCCCARWGPITLTLAVEKRGYVRGENIVINGEIVNNSGSTIKYTEAKIVQITYITSASKMTVKRTIQRVYHPQLQSGRTDEWSRVLLPVPAATPSYLVNCNIINVEYNLVFEAILGKCKRAKIKENIIIGSVPLAGTAVAPHTSVGDGGAVLANPVGHEDSPSSEESRRPGQGGDEPPPYNRIVMSEEYANVPPPSYDSCVFSGGRQSAVDNDSDSDEGGFVPHYITYRRN, from the exons ATGGGTTTTGATGTATTTACTGTGGTTATCGAGCCACTCCGACCCGAGTATTGCAGTGGGCAGATTGTGGAAGGTTATATTACATTTGCTGCAGATGAACCAGTGCctcttaaat ATGTAAAACTGACAGCCGGAGGTATAGGCCAGGTGTCGTGGTACGATAACGACCAGACGTATTTTGCGTCGGAAGAATATTTCCGGGAAACTCACACCATTTGGTCTCGtgctc ACCAGACTGAGAAGTTCCCAGCTGGCGAGCACAAGTACCCCTTCGCCTTCCAGATCCCTGAGGATATTCCATCGTCCTTCCAGAGCGAGATCGGTAAAGTGGAGTACCTGGTGGAGGCTGTGGCAAAAAGTCCGCTGCTGAAGGCTGTCTCGACCACAGCAGGCTTTTTGGTCAACCAGCCCTATGATCTTAATTCTCACAGCGATGCAAgg ACTGCAATAAtccgagaacgagagaaagccaTTCGCTGCTGCTGCGCCCGGTGGGGACCCATCACCCTGACTCTGGCGGTAGAGAAACGAGGCTACGTCAGAGGGGAGAACATAGTCATCAACGGGGAGATTGTGAACAACAGTGGGTCCACCATCAAGTACACGGAGGCCAAAATTGTGCAG ATCACCTACATCACCAGTGCCTCAAAGATGACAGTAAAGCGTACGATCCAACGCGTCTATCACCCACAGCTTCAGTCAGGCAGAACCGACGAGTGGTCACGTGTCCTCCTCCCAGTGCCTGCAGCCACACCCAGCTACCTCGTGAACTGTAACATCATTAACGTGGAGTATAACTTGGTC TTTGAAGCCATACTCGGGAAGTGCAAAAGagcaaagataaaagagaatatcATCATTGGGTCTGTCCCGCTGGCAGGCACCGCTGTCGCTCCCCACACATCTGTTGGGGATGGCGGAGCAGTCCTGGCGAACCCCGTAGGCCATGAAGACTCCCCAAGTTCTGAGGAATCTCGTCGGCCAGGTCAAGGAGGTGATGAACCCCCTCCGTACAACAGGATCGTCATGTCTGAGGAGTATGCGAATGTCC CTCCCCCTTCCTACGATTCCTGCGTCTTCAGCGGCGGACGGCAGAGCGCtgttgataatgacagtgacagtgatgAGGGCGGCTTTGTCCCACACTATATCACATACAGaagaaattaa
- the LOC113826088 gene encoding arrestin domain-containing protein 4 isoform X1 → MGFDVFTVVIEPLRPEYCSGQIVEGYITFAADEPVPLKYVKLTAGGIGQVSWYDNDQTYFASEEYFRETHTIWSRAHQTEKFPAGEHKYPFAFQIPEDIPSSFQSEIGKVEYLVEAVAKSPLLKAVSTTAGFLVNQPYDLNSHSDARTAIIREREKAIRCCCARWGPITLTLAVEKRGYVRGENIVINGEIVNNSGSTIKYTEAKIVQKITYITSASKMTVKRTIQRVYHPQLQSGRTDEWSRVLLPVPAATPSYLVNCNIINVEYNLVFEAILGKCKRAKIKENIIIGSVPLAGTAVAPHTSVGDGGAVLANPVGHEDSPSSEESRRPGQGGDEPPPYNRIVMSEEYANVPPPSYDSCVFSGGRQSAVDNDSDSDEGGFVPHYITYRRN, encoded by the exons ATGGGTTTTGATGTATTTACTGTGGTTATCGAGCCACTCCGACCCGAGTATTGCAGTGGGCAGATTGTGGAAGGTTATATTACATTTGCTGCAGATGAACCAGTGCctcttaaat ATGTAAAACTGACAGCCGGAGGTATAGGCCAGGTGTCGTGGTACGATAACGACCAGACGTATTTTGCGTCGGAAGAATATTTCCGGGAAACTCACACCATTTGGTCTCGtgctc ACCAGACTGAGAAGTTCCCAGCTGGCGAGCACAAGTACCCCTTCGCCTTCCAGATCCCTGAGGATATTCCATCGTCCTTCCAGAGCGAGATCGGTAAAGTGGAGTACCTGGTGGAGGCTGTGGCAAAAAGTCCGCTGCTGAAGGCTGTCTCGACCACAGCAGGCTTTTTGGTCAACCAGCCCTATGATCTTAATTCTCACAGCGATGCAAgg ACTGCAATAAtccgagaacgagagaaagccaTTCGCTGCTGCTGCGCCCGGTGGGGACCCATCACCCTGACTCTGGCGGTAGAGAAACGAGGCTACGTCAGAGGGGAGAACATAGTCATCAACGGGGAGATTGTGAACAACAGTGGGTCCACCATCAAGTACACGGAGGCCAAAATTGTGCAG AAGATCACCTACATCACCAGTGCCTCAAAGATGACAGTAAAGCGTACGATCCAACGCGTCTATCACCCACAGCTTCAGTCAGGCAGAACCGACGAGTGGTCACGTGTCCTCCTCCCAGTGCCTGCAGCCACACCCAGCTACCTCGTGAACTGTAACATCATTAACGTGGAGTATAACTTGGTC TTTGAAGCCATACTCGGGAAGTGCAAAAGagcaaagataaaagagaatatcATCATTGGGTCTGTCCCGCTGGCAGGCACCGCTGTCGCTCCCCACACATCTGTTGGGGATGGCGGAGCAGTCCTGGCGAACCCCGTAGGCCATGAAGACTCCCCAAGTTCTGAGGAATCTCGTCGGCCAGGTCAAGGAGGTGATGAACCCCCTCCGTACAACAGGATCGTCATGTCTGAGGAGTATGCGAATGTCC CTCCCCCTTCCTACGATTCCTGCGTCTTCAGCGGCGGACGGCAGAGCGCtgttgataatgacagtgacagtgatgAGGGCGGCTTTGTCCCACACTATATCACATACAGaagaaattaa
- the LOC113826091 gene encoding protein lifeguard 1 isoform X1 → MEDRGHAALAEESLKRRVHAILYTQFLIIFKMVAVFVWVPSFSDHAHNNLWMFWVCLGLMYALMNALISCDNLRTKYIVAIVLAICEAYMLGILSTLHQEKELVIATAATAMLTLVFTASAFRNELNITQMRSIVLALILTILIMFWTNAMINLMYASLGALQSS, encoded by the exons ATGGAAGACAGGGGCCATGCTGCCCTCGCGGAAGAATCCTTGAAAAG GAGAGTGCACGCCATCTTGTACACGCAGTTCCTAATCATCTTTAAAATGGTGGCCGTGTTCGTGTGGGTGCCCTCATTCAGCGACCACGCCCACAACAACCTATGGATGTTCTGGGTCTGCTTAGGCCTGATGTACGCCCTTATGAACGCCCTTATCTCCTGCGACAACCTTAGGACGAAGTACATCGTGGCGATTGTGCTCGCCATCTGCGAGGCGTACATGCTCGGGATCTTGAGCACGCTCCACCAGGAGAAGGAGCTCGTCATCGCCACTGCGGCCACGGCGATGCTGACGCTGGTGTTCACGGCCTCCGCTTTCCGT AACGAACTTAACATCACACAGATGAGATCCATCGTCCTCGCCCTGATATTGACCATTTTGATAATGTTTTGGACCAACGCGATGATCAACTTGATGTATGCTAGCCTCGGGGCCCTCCAAAGCTCCTAA
- the LOC113826091 gene encoding protein lifeguard 1 isoform X2: MEDRGHAALAEESLKRRVHAILYTQFLIIFKMVAVFVWVPSFSDHAHNNLWMFWVCLGLMYALMNALISCDNLRTKYIVAIVLAICEAYMLGILSTLHQEKELVIATAATAMLTLVFTASAFRMRSIVLALILTILIMFWTNAMINLMYASLGALQSS, from the exons ATGGAAGACAGGGGCCATGCTGCCCTCGCGGAAGAATCCTTGAAAAG GAGAGTGCACGCCATCTTGTACACGCAGTTCCTAATCATCTTTAAAATGGTGGCCGTGTTCGTGTGGGTGCCCTCATTCAGCGACCACGCCCACAACAACCTATGGATGTTCTGGGTCTGCTTAGGCCTGATGTACGCCCTTATGAACGCCCTTATCTCCTGCGACAACCTTAGGACGAAGTACATCGTGGCGATTGTGCTCGCCATCTGCGAGGCGTACATGCTCGGGATCTTGAGCACGCTCCACCAGGAGAAGGAGCTCGTCATCGCCACTGCGGCCACGGCGATGCTGACGCTGGTGTTCACGGCCTCCGCTTTCCGT ATGAGATCCATCGTCCTCGCCCTGATATTGACCATTTTGATAATGTTTTGGACCAACGCGATGATCAACTTGATGTATGCTAGCCTCGGGGCCCTCCAAAGCTCCTAA